In Triticum aestivum cultivar Chinese Spring chromosome 5B, IWGSC CS RefSeq v2.1, whole genome shotgun sequence, the following proteins share a genomic window:
- the LOC123110892 gene encoding uncharacterized protein, with amino-acid sequence MAAVMKLKVEYKNKAQIVHLFGCHLFFQVFLLDNIDLGIFNMVHTVFPRIQCFDQKRLREMIVMARCDQRGVVTYVPGAVRPTDSVCYTRVVLGSPPCGVATSIPSSSKRPVVGSFETPKREAMVGGVSANKSPATSLGDPMENRFVGLSDFSKHLRQICKDDSVLEELSLMLKQHNVKCTLSTTLLRNQLQSNMFCFAEKMVAFVKDQCRCCAKKGLSKCITICETGIAQ; translated from the exons ATGGCAGCTGTGATGAAGTTGAAGGTGGAGTATAAGAACAAGGCGCAGATAgttcacttatttggatgccatctATTCTTCCAG GTTTTCTTGCTGGACAACATTGATCTGGGGATTTTCAACATGGTGCATACTGTATTCCCTCGTATTCAGTGTTTTGATCAGAAAAGACTTAGGGAAATGATAGTGATGGCGCGTTGTGATCAGCGTGGTGTCGTAACTTATGTCCCTGGAGCG GTGCGTCCTACAGATTCGGTGTGTTATACGCGTGTAGTTCTGGGGAGCCCACCATGTGGAGTTGCTACATCAATTCCATCATCATCGAAGCGACCAGTTGTTGGGTCCTTCGAGACACCAAAACGTGAAGCAATGGTGGGCGGTGTAAGCGCCAACAAAAGCCCAGCAACTTCCCTGGGTGATCCTATGGAGAATCGGTTTGTTGGTCTGAGTGATTTCAGCAAGCATCTTCGTCAGATTTGCAAAGATGATTCG GTCTTGGAGGAGTTGAGCCTTATGCTGAAACAACACAATGTGAAGTGTACACTGAGTACGACATTGCTGCGTAACCAATTGCAGTCTAATATGTTTTGCTTTGCTGAGAAAATGGTTGCATTTGTGAAGGACCAATGTAGATGCTGTGCAAAAAAAGGGTTGTCCAAGTGTATTACAATTTGTGAAACTGGTATTGCTCAATGA